The nucleotide sequence CACCAGCAGAATCGCCAGCAGGCTGCGGGCCTTGTGGGACAACGCATCGCGCACGGCCAGGCGGACCACGGGGCGCAGAGCCCATAGTCGGGCCGCGTTCACCGCTCCTCCCCCGGTGCGGACAGAAACTCGTCGACGTCGGCGGGGTCGGAGGCGCCCACCAGGCGGCCGTCGCGCAGGAAGACCGTGCGGTCGGCCCAGGCGGCGAAGCGGGGCTCGTGAGTGACCATGAGGACGGCGGCGCCGTCGTCGGCGCGTTCCCGCAGCACACCGATGACGGCAGTGCCGGTAGCGGAGTCGAGTGCGCCCGTGGGTTCGTCGGCGAGCAGCAGGCGCCGCGGTCCGACGATGGCGCGGGCAATGGCGGCGCGCTGGGCCTGGCCGCCGGACATGTCGTCGGGCAGGCGGTCGGCCAGGTCGGACAGGCCGACCTGTTCCAGCGCGGTCAGTGCGGCCGTCCGGGCGCGGCGGGCGGGCCAGCCGTCGAGCTCAAGAGGGAAGGCGACGTTCTCGGCGGCCGTCAGGGAGGGCAGGAGGTTGAAGTCCTGGAAGACAAAGCCAATGGCGCGGCGGCGCACCTCGGCCAGGGCGGCGCGGTCCAGGCCCGCCAGGTCCCGGCCCGCGACGATCACCCGCCCACTGGTGGGGCCGTCCAGGGCGCCGGCAAGATTCAGGAGGGTCGACTTGCCGGAACCGGATGGCCCCATGACGGCGACGAATTCGCCGGGCGCGACCGTGAGGTCAACGGCCTCGAGGGCGGTGACGGCACGGGCGCCGGTGCCGTGGATCCGGCCGACACCGCGGAGCTCAAGTACGGGCGACAGGGCGTCTTCGCGCATCACGACCGCCGCCCCTCGGCGGCGGCGTGGGCGAGCCGACCCTCGGCGTCGTCGAGCCAGCGCAGCTCTGCCTCGACGGTGAACACGTGATGGTCCAGGACCAGGGCGGTGGCCAGGTCCTCGTCCCCGGCGGCGCGGCGGGCGCGGTTGATCTCGTGGAGGACGGTTTGCGTGGCCTGGCGCTGCTGCTGGATCAGTGCGGCCACGTCGACGTCCGGGGAGGCGGTGGCGAGCGCGAGCTTGATGACGAGCTCGTCGCGTTCGGGGGCGCGGCGGGCCACCGGGCTGGTCCACCAGCGGGCGAGTTCCTCTCGGCCGGCGTCTGTCAGGGTCCAGGCGGCCACGTCCCGGTTGGCGGTGGGCAGCGTCTGTGTTTTGGATGAGGCGGTTGCGGGAGCCGCGTCCGCGGCGACGGGCTCGGCGTTGGGGTTGTGTGACGTGGAGTGCGCCGTTGCCGTCGGGGCGGAGGTGGATGCGGCGGAAGCGGTTGCGGAGCCCGGCGCGCCGGAGCCACTCGCGGGCCGACCTGGGTCGAGGCGGGTCACCAGGCCGTCGCGCTCGAGGCGCGCCAACGTGGTGGCGACCTGGCCAATGTTGAGGGGCCAGGTAGTGCCTGTAGCGGACTCGAAGTCCTTGCGCAGCTGGTAGGTGCCTGCAGGGCCGCGGGCGAGTAGGGCGAGCAGGGCGTGTTTTACGGCCATTCCGGTCTCCTGAGCCGTGGGGGGACGGCAACCAGCGGTAGTTACCGAGTAACGCTTACTCAGTAAGCCTATCTGCTCGACGCGTCGCGCTCAAGCACACGGTGAGGCGACGCCCGAGTGGCCAGTGGACGACCGCTCGTAGAGGAAGACAGAGGGGCAGACGGAGGGACTCTGTCACTGGATGCACCACTTTCCCTGCTCCGCCGACCCGCCTCAGACGCACCAGGCGCAAGATCATGCTGTTCGGCGCTTCGCCGAGTGCGGCCGACGCGAGAAAGTGGTGCAATTAGTGACAGCTACGGACAGCTACGCCCCCACGCCCCTGCCGTGCGGGCCTCACCAGCCCGGCCTCGTAGGCGGCGATCACCAGTTGTGCCGAGACCGGACGCCCCTCCGTCAATGCCAGCTTTTGCGCGAGAACGCGGGTTGTTGCGCGTCCGAGGCACGCATTGCCGCTCCGGGTCGGACACGCCCTCGCCAAACAGGCTCACCCTGGTACTCCGCCGGACGACTTCCACGACCTCGGGCCGCACTCCACGACCCCGTGCGCGTTGCACGACCCCAGGAAGGTCGTGCAACACACCCCAAGGTCGTGCAACACACCCCAAGGTCGTGCAATACCCCCAGGGTCGTGGAACGTGGATCGGGGACCGGCCCGCCAGCACAGCTCGCGCCGCCCAGTACTGGCACGTCACCCGTGCCGATCTCGGCGGGAGCCGACTGTAGGCCACCAGGCTGACCGACCTCGGCACGTAATTGCTACCGGTCTCGGCGTGTTACAAATGCCGGTCTCGGCGGGAGAGGAAGCGAGGGGCGGCTGGGCGTCAGGCGGGGCGGTAGGTGAAGCGGTCCCAGCCGAGGGCCTCGATCTGGGCGGCCATGCGCTCGCACTCGGCGTCCCAGCCGGGCGCAGACACGGCGAAGTCGCCGGTCGTGCCCTCACCGCGGGCCTGCTGGAGGGCGTAGACGCGGGCGCCGGCGTCATGCACGCGGCGAGCAACCTCAACAGCGTCGGCGGCGGTGACATCCCCGGGGACAACGGTGGTGCGCACCTCGAAGTCGACCCCCTTGCCGCCGGCGGCCGCATCCACCAGCACCTGCAGGCTCTCCCAGGCCTTGGCGGCGGAGTTGGGGCGGCCGACCACGGCGTCGTAGTGCCCTGGCAGCGCCTTGATGTCGAGGCCCACCCAGTCGGCCAGCCCGCGCCGCACCATGTCGCGCAGGCGGCCCGGATAGGGGCCGGCGGTGTGCAGGCCCACCTGGAAGCCCATGTCCTTCACCTCAGCGGCGGCGTCGGCGAGGGCGTCCTGGCGCAGCGCCTCCCCACCGGTGAGGACGACGCCGTCGAGCAGGCCGCGCCGGCGGGCGAGCAGGGATCGGACCGCGTCCCAGGCGACCACGCCGGGAGTGCGCGTGGGTATGAGGTCCTGGTTATGGCAGTAGAAGCAGTTCCAGGGGCACCCCTGCATGAAGACGGTCGCGACCAGATGGTCGGGCCAGTCGACGGTGGACATGGGCACGAGTCCGGCGATCTGCAGGTCGTCGGCGGGGCGGTGCGCGACGCCCTTCTTGAGAGTCTCAGTCATCGAGTCCGAGGCTCGCTGCGATCTCATCGAGGCGGCGCGTCCTGATCTCACCGCGCCTGGCCGCCTCCGCCTCGGCCTTCAGCGTGTACGCGTACTCCAAGTCATCGATGTAGGACTCAACGGCCTCACGCACATAGAACGTTGCCGGGCGTCCGGTCCGACTCCCCAGGTCATCGAGCCGACGCTTGAGATCCTCCGGCAGCCGCACGCTCAGAACTGCTGTAGACATGTTTACAGCATAGGAGCCGACCTTCGCTTCCGACAAGCCCAGCCCATATGGCGAGGAGCGACCGTCTTCACATGACGAACCGGCCGTCTCCCAGCCCACATGGCGAGGAACTCAGGGCTCCCTAGACCGAGCGCCGGGGCCCCACCGCTGAAACGGCGGACGCCCCGGCGCCTCTGCGGCCAAGTCGCGAACGGTCCCGGCGATCTCACCGATAGACCGTGGAGCGATGACCGATATCGATCGCGAGGATCACGCAACGCTCATCCTGAACGTCGATGATCACCCGGTAATCCCCGACCCGGAGCCGGAATTGTCCCTTAAGCGGGCCGGTCATCGGCTTCAGGAAGCTCCTCGGCTCGTCAGCCTCCTGGACCTCTCGCAGCTTGCCGACCACACGCGCCTGAACGCTGCGATCGAGTCGGCGCAGCGAATTCTCGGCGCGAGGAGTCAACTCAACGATCCAGTCCGCCACCTACCCCTCCTGCTCCGTTGGAGACCCGGCCCTCAGGCGCTGATGGAGGTCAGGCGTGAGGTGGTGGTGCCGTGGGCGCCAGCGGCAGCCTCGGTGAACATCTGCCGCTCCATGTACTCGCCCTTCTTGCCGATGTTGAAGGACTTCACGGGGCGGAAGTAACCCATGACGCGGGTCCACACCTCGCACTCGACCGGCTCGGCGTCGGGGTGCAGCTCGGCGCACTTGGGGCAGGTGAAGTGCTCACCGGCCAGGTAGCCGTGGGTCGGGCAGATCGAGAAGGTCGGGGTGATGGTGATGTAGGGCGTGCGGAAGGCCGTCAGCGAGCGGCGCACCAGCTCCTTGCAGGCCTGCGCGGAGGAGATGTGCTCATTCATGTACAGGTGCAGCACCGTGCCGCCGGTGTACTTGGTCTGCAGCTCCTCCTGCATCTCCTGCGCCTCGAAGGGGTCGTCGGTGTAGCCGACGGGCAGCTGGGAGGAGTTGGTGTAGTACGGGTTGGAGTCGGTGCCGGCCTGGAGGATGTCGGGGTAGCGCTTGCGGTCCTCCTTGGCGAAGCGGTAGGTGGTGCCCTCGGCGGGAGTGGCCTCCAGGTTGTACAGGTGGCCGGTGGCCTCCTGGATCTCGACCATGCGTCCGCGGACGTGATCGAGGATGCGCACGCACATGGCGTGACCGCGGGGGTCGGTCAGGTCGTAGGCGTCGTGCGTGAAGTTACGGACCATCTCATTCATGCCGTTGACGCCGATGGTGGAGAAGTGGTTGTCCAGCGTGCCGAGCCAGCGCTTGGTGAAGGGGAACAGGCCGGTGTCGATGTGGTGCTGGATCACGGTGCGCTTGAGCTCCAGGGTCTGCGAGGCGATGTCGATGAGGCGGTCCAGGGCCGCCACCAGGGCCTCCTCGTCGCCGGTGTGCAGGTAGCCCAGGCGGGCCATGTTCACGGTGACCACGCCGACGGAGCCGGTCTGCTCGGCCGAGCCGAACAGGCCGTTGCCGCGCTTGAGCAGCTCGCGCAGGTCGAGCTGGAGGCGGCAGCACATGGAGCGGATCATGCCGGGGTCGAGCTCGGAGTTGATGAAGTTCTGGAAGTAGGGCAGGCCGTACTTCGCGGTCATGGTGAACAGCCGGTCGGCGTTGGGGCTGTCCCAGTCGAAGTCCTTGGTGATGTTGTAGGTGGGGATCGGGAAGGTGAAGACGCGGCCGTCGGCGTCGCCGGTGGTCATGACCTCCATGAAGGCGCGGTTGATCATGCCCATCTCCTCGGCGAGGTCGCCGTAGGTGAAGTCGCACAGCTCGTCGCCGATCAGCGGGTGCTCGTCGGCCAGGTCCGCCGGGCAGGTCCAGTCGAAGGTGAGGTTGGTGAAGGGCGTCTGGGTGCCCCAGCGGGAGGGGACATTGAGGTTGAAGATGAGCTCCTGCATGCACTGGAGGACCTCGTCGTAGCTCATGTTGTCCAGGCGGACGAAGGGAGCCATGTAGGTGTCGAAGGAGGAGAAGGCCTGCGCGCCGGCCCACTCGTTCTGCAGGGTGCCCAGGAAGTTGACGATCTGGCCTACGGCGGAGGAGAAGTGCTTGGCGGGGCCGGAGGCGATCTTGCCGGGCACGCCGTTGAAGCCCTGCTGGAGGAGGTTCTTCAGCGACCAGCCGGCGCAGTAGCCGGCGAACATGTCCAGGTCGTGGATGTGGATGTCGCCGCTCCGGTGGGCGTCGCCGGCGACCTGCGGGTAGATCTGGCTGAGCCAGTAGTTGGCGATGACCTTGCCGGAGGTGTTCAGGATCATCCCACCCAGGGAGTAGCCCTGGTTGGCGTTGGCGTTCACGCGCCAGTCGGAGCGGTCCAGGTACTCGGTGATGGTGGAGACGGCGTCTACCTGAGGGCGTGAGCCGTGGGCGACAGCGGAGTCGGCAGAGCCCCGGGCCACGAGCTCGGGGTGCGCGGCGGCCAGGTGAGCGGCGGACGGGGTCTGAGTGCTGTCGGACACGGGGGCCTCCAGTGCGGTGTAGATCTTCTTTGAAACCAGCAGGCCGGGCCGGGTCTCAAGGACCCGTCTCGGCGCCGCCAACAGCTTCGACACTACTCCAAGACACCCCTGGATGCGAGCAGGAACGACACCGATGTAACACATCATCTGGGAGAGTTACCCCCTGGCAACCACAACATGTTGTGGTCACAACCCGCACCACATCCGCACCGGCGGCACCATCAGGCGCGACTGCCGCGCCGCACACCTCCACTTCTTGTGGGTGGCACAGCTCACACTTTTACGGGCGCGCACACGCGTGTCGCCCCATCGGGCGAGCCACACCAGCCCGCGCGGCCGCAGGTCGGGCCGAAAAGTGTCCATCTCTCGCCACTTTCACCCCGAACGAGCCAGGTCACCACCCAGCCCGTCGCTATTTACCCAGGTCAGGGGCTATTTGCCCGCGGCCCTGCAGGCTGCCATCCACCAAAGTGGCGAGAGATGGACACTTTTGGCCGATGCCTCGCAGCCTCGTGCCTTCGACGCGCACCGGCGAACGCCGCCGCCACCCGCGACATGCGCGAGGCCGCGCAAGCGGATGCCGGTAGTCTTTGCGGTACCTGAACCATCCCTGAGGAGTTCCCGCATGACCGCTACGGCGCAACAGCTCTTCCGCTCAGACCTTTTTCGCTACTTCGGCCGCACCGACGCGCCGCTGACTGCGCGCCTCGGTGAGCGCAAGGTGCTGAGCTACCTGTGGGCCTTCCGGCACGCGCAGAGCACCAGCTCACCACCGCTGCAGAAGGCCTACCGGGCGGCATTAAGCCATCTGTCGGCGACGACCTTCATCCAGATTCCCTGGTCAACCAAGATTGGGCCCGGCTTCTATATTGGGCACCGCGGGCGCATCATCATCAACCCCGCCACGGTAATCGGCAGCAACTGCAACATCGCCACGGGTGTCACGATCGGAGCTATCCCCTCCGGCCGCCGCGCGGGCACACCCACCATCGGAGACCGGGTGTGGATCGGCACGAATGCGGTTATCGTCGGCGGGATCACCATCGGCGACGATGTACTGATCGCGCCCGGAGCGCTGGTCAACATCGATGTCCCCTCCGGTGCAACGGTTATCGGCAATCCCGGCGTCATCAAAGAGGGACGCCCCTGTCCGCCGGAGTACATGCAGAACCTGTGGCTGGGAT is from Actinomyces sp. 432 and encodes:
- the relB gene encoding type II toxin-antitoxin system RelB family antitoxin, with product MSTAVLSVRLPEDLKRRLDDLGSRTGRPATFYVREAVESYIDDLEYAYTLKAEAEAARRGEIRTRRLDEIAASLGLDD
- a CDS encoding serine acetyltransferase gives rise to the protein MTATAQQLFRSDLFRYFGRTDAPLTARLGERKVLSYLWAFRHAQSTSSPPLQKAYRAALSHLSATTFIQIPWSTKIGPGFYIGHRGRIIINPATVIGSNCNIATGVTIGAIPSGRRAGTPTIGDRVWIGTNAVIVGGITIGDDVLIAPGALVNIDVPSGATVIGNPGVIKEGRPCPPEYMQNLWLG
- a CDS encoding ABC transporter ATP-binding protein codes for the protein MREDALSPVLELRGVGRIHGTGARAVTALEAVDLTVAPGEFVAVMGPSGSGKSTLLNLAGALDGPTSGRVIVAGRDLAGLDRAALAEVRRRAIGFVFQDFNLLPSLTAAENVAFPLELDGWPARRARTAALTALEQVGLSDLADRLPDDMSGGQAQRAAIARAIVGPRRLLLADEPTGALDSATGTAVIGVLRERADDGAAVLMVTHEPRFAAWADRTVFLRDGRLVGASDPADVDEFLSAPGEER
- a CDS encoding type II toxin-antitoxin system RelE family toxin codes for the protein MADWIVELTPRAENSLRRLDRSVQARVVGKLREVQEADEPRSFLKPMTGPLKGQFRLRVGDYRVIIDVQDERCVILAIDIGHRSTVYR
- a CDS encoding PadR family transcriptional regulator; translated protein: MAVKHALLALLARGPAGTYQLRKDFESATGTTWPLNIGQVATTLARLERDGLVTRLDPGRPASGSGAPGSATASAASTSAPTATAHSTSHNPNAEPVAADAAPATASSKTQTLPTANRDVAAWTLTDAGREELARWWTSPVARRAPERDELVIKLALATASPDVDVAALIQQQRQATQTVLHEINRARRAAGDEDLATALVLDHHVFTVEAELRWLDDAEGRLAHAAAEGRRS
- a CDS encoding anaerobic ribonucleoside-triphosphate reductase activating protein gives rise to the protein MTETLKKGVAHRPADDLQIAGLVPMSTVDWPDHLVATVFMQGCPWNCFYCHNQDLIPTRTPGVVAWDAVRSLLARRRGLLDGVVLTGGEALRQDALADAAAEVKDMGFQVGLHTAGPYPGRLRDMVRRGLADWVGLDIKALPGHYDAVVGRPNSAAKAWESLQVLVDAAAGGKGVDFEVRTTVVPGDVTAADAVEVARRVHDAGARVYALQQARGEGTTGDFAVSAPGWDAECERMAAQIEALGWDRFTYRPA
- a CDS encoding ribonucleoside triphosphate reductase, which encodes MSDSTQTPSAAHLAAAHPELVARGSADSAVAHGSRPQVDAVSTITEYLDRSDWRVNANANQGYSLGGMILNTSGKVIANYWLSQIYPQVAGDAHRSGDIHIHDLDMFAGYCAGWSLKNLLQQGFNGVPGKIASGPAKHFSSAVGQIVNFLGTLQNEWAGAQAFSSFDTYMAPFVRLDNMSYDEVLQCMQELIFNLNVPSRWGTQTPFTNLTFDWTCPADLADEHPLIGDELCDFTYGDLAEEMGMINRAFMEVMTTGDADGRVFTFPIPTYNITKDFDWDSPNADRLFTMTAKYGLPYFQNFINSELDPGMIRSMCCRLQLDLRELLKRGNGLFGSAEQTGSVGVVTVNMARLGYLHTGDEEALVAALDRLIDIASQTLELKRTVIQHHIDTGLFPFTKRWLGTLDNHFSTIGVNGMNEMVRNFTHDAYDLTDPRGHAMCVRILDHVRGRMVEIQEATGHLYNLEATPAEGTTYRFAKEDRKRYPDILQAGTDSNPYYTNSSQLPVGYTDDPFEAQEMQEELQTKYTGGTVLHLYMNEHISSAQACKELVRRSLTAFRTPYITITPTFSICPTHGYLAGEHFTCPKCAELHPDAEPVECEVWTRVMGYFRPVKSFNIGKKGEYMERQMFTEAAAGAHGTTTSRLTSISA